A stretch of the Clostridium fungisolvens genome encodes the following:
- a CDS encoding polysaccharide deacetylase family protein → MLNIFKFVKRTFTKLMEMLKFLVFSIIFLTLTLILSTIILIDRSTISNNYDLNVKQSDFSYLYNEKNSIITYEDNNTVFNFKYLELSSILSSKNTSNTTNANTNSDENNNPPTNDIFPINLTKTSIRFEDALSEDGKKTAYLTFDDGPSTTITPKVLDTLKKYNINATFFLLGSNIQKNSQSRSLVSKIYSDGNAIGNHTYSHDLNKLYPSNKIDTDYFMSEVYRTNTILKDILGNNFNTRLIRLPGGYMSRSYYHDPNLPHFDQRLKQEKYLSVDWNASDSDAEGKKKNSQELLQMVKESVANKNKVIILMHDTYGKEETAKALPSIIEYLSTQGYEFKTLE, encoded by the coding sequence ATGTTAAATATTTTTAAGTTTGTAAAGAGAACTTTTACAAAACTTATGGAGATGCTGAAATTTTTAGTATTTTCAATCATTTTTCTTACTCTGACCCTAATACTTTCCACTATAATCCTAATAGATAGGTCTACGATTAGTAACAATTATGACCTTAATGTCAAACAAAGTGATTTTTCGTATCTCTATAATGAAAAGAATTCGATAATTACCTATGAAGATAATAATACCGTTTTTAACTTCAAGTATCTCGAATTGAGTTCCATACTTTCTTCTAAAAATACTTCTAACACCACTAATGCTAATACCAATTCTGATGAGAACAATAATCCTCCTACTAATGATATATTTCCTATAAATCTAACAAAAACTTCAATTAGATTTGAAGATGCTCTTTCAGAAGATGGGAAAAAAACTGCATATTTAACCTTTGATGATGGACCATCAACTACTATTACTCCAAAAGTGTTAGACACCTTGAAAAAATATAATATAAATGCAACATTTTTTCTATTGGGAAGCAATATACAAAAGAATTCTCAAAGCAGAAGCTTGGTCAGCAAGATATATTCTGACGGTAACGCTATTGGTAACCACACCTATTCACATGATTTAAACAAGTTATACCCTAGTAATAAGATAGATACGGACTATTTTATGTCAGAAGTATATAGAACTAATACTATTTTAAAGGATATCCTAGGAAATAACTTCAATACAAGGCTTATAAGACTCCCTGGTGGATACATGAGTAGATCCTACTATCATGATCCTAATCTCCCTCACTTTGATCAACGGTTAAAACAAGAAAAATATCTATCTGTAGATTGGAATGCCTCTGACTCAGATGCAGAAGGAAAGAAAAAAAATTCTCAGGAATTACTTCAAATGGTTAAGGAATCCGTAGCAAATAAGAATAAGGTAATAATACTTATGCACGATACCTACGGCAAAGAAGAGACTGCGAAAGCCTTGCCTAGTATAATTGAATATCTAAGTACTCAAGGCTACGAATTTAAAACACTAGAATGA
- a CDS encoding P-II family nitrogen regulator: MGEKLSKIDIIISPARFDELKDALCAIGITGMTVSNVLGCGMQKGHKEYYRGLAVEMNLLPKIKLEIVVCDVPVDLVVETAKKVLHTGKIGDGKIFVYDVENVIRISTGQEGRDALQYSKE, encoded by the coding sequence ATGGGAGAAAAACTTAGCAAGATTGACATAATAATATCACCAGCTAGATTTGATGAATTGAAAGATGCGTTGTGTGCTATTGGTATAACAGGGATGACGGTATCTAATGTATTAGGCTGTGGCATGCAAAAAGGTCATAAGGAATATTATAGAGGCTTAGCAGTAGAAATGAATTTACTTCCTAAAATAAAACTAGAAATCGTCGTTTGTGATGTTCCAGTTGATTTAGTAGTTGAAACAGCTAAGAAGGTACTTCATACAGGTAAAATTGGGGATGGAAAGATTTTTGTCTATGATGTGGAAAATGTTATAAGAATAAGCACTGGACAAGAAGGAAGAGATGCACTTCAGTATTCAAAAGAATAG